One genomic segment of Macaca nemestrina isolate mMacNem1 unplaced genomic scaffold, mMacNem.hap1 Scaffold_55, whole genome shotgun sequence includes these proteins:
- the LOC139361509 gene encoding uncharacterized protein isoform X5, whose product MLKGYRTLLSIDRGEWVLLPHCGILNIDRGNTKPEKLGCWTGKNHMTNQFIILDWIVEEDKFRAFERIFACVSKILVLTADVHTEAVQAALARHKEQKMAVPMPSKRRSLVV is encoded by the exons ggatacaggacgttgctgagtattgaccggggcgagtgggtcctgctgccccactgtgggatcctgaatatcgacaggg ggaacacaaaacctgagaaacttggatgctggacgggtaaaaatcacatgacaaatcaattcatcatcctggattggatcgtagaagaagacaaa tttagggcctttgagcggatttttgcctgtgtctcgaagattctcgtcttgacagccg acgtccacacggaagctgtccaggcggctctggccagacacaaagagcagaagatggcggtgcctatgccttccaaacgcaggtccctggtcgtgtag